One region of Leucoraja erinacea ecotype New England chromosome 10, Leri_hhj_1, whole genome shotgun sequence genomic DNA includes:
- the tceanc2 gene encoding transcription elongation factor A N-terminal and central domain-containing protein 2 yields MDRFVVRGCEAGPAQPQSKVYHQATLESLKRVVVIEDIKRFKSILELPNQTKENLIEALLELKKKIPSQEVLRSTKIGHAVNRMRKNADPEVAELAKVIFTTWRDYIKENKNKPSIEVRCDSKTERFRNNARKLFAKVLELEIGHPLIENLEQEVFHQCSRLINIPYRRTIRTLIFTLKHKSEVREFFKTYKLPVKQLVENHKKC; encoded by the exons ATGGACCGGTTCGTAGTGCGGGGCTGCGAGGCGGGCCCAGCACAGCCCCAGAGCAAGGTTTACCACCAGGCCACCCTGGAGTCGTTGAAG AGGGTCGTGGTGATTGAAGATATTAAGAGATTTAAATCAATATTGGAACTCCCGAATCAAACAAAGGAAAACCTAATTGAAGCATTACTGGAATTAAAGAAGAAAATACCCTCTCAGGAAGTACTTCGCTCAACAAAGATCg GTCATGCTGTAAATAGGATGCGGAAAAACGCAGACCCTGAAGTGGCCGAGCTTGCTAAAGTTATTTTCACAACCTGGAGAGACtatataaaagaaaataaaaataaaccatcCATAGAAGTGCGATGTGATTCTAAGACTGAGAGATTCAGGAATAATGCTCGAAAACTGTTCGCCAAAGTCTTGGAACTGGAG ATTGGACATCCTCTGATTGAAAACTTAGAACAAGAGGTTTTTCATCAGTGTTCTCGTTTGATCAATATTCCCTATCGAAGGACAATACGAACATTGATTTTTACTTTAAAACACAAGTCAGAAGTCCGAGAGTTTTTTAAAACCTACAAGTTACCAGTGAAGCAGCTTGTTGAAAATCACAAGAAATGTTGA